One window of the Salvia splendens isolate huo1 chromosome 1, SspV2, whole genome shotgun sequence genome contains the following:
- the LOC121753207 gene encoding deSI-like protein At4g17486, translating into MKLRSKKGWKSIVPLRLTEKSARHFCFFSKVKSDNDGSKRTPVYLNVYDLTPMNGYVYWAGLGIFHSGVEVHGIEYAFGAHDYSSSGVFEVEPRQCPGFKFRKSISVGTTSLDATQVREFMERQAANYNGDTYHLIVKNCNHFCKDICYKLTGKRIPRWVNRLAKLGSIFNCVLPEALKITAVQHEPKYQAYDNSEKTRLRSTFSCLSSISSRQKQLSTSSLLLQSPLKGCLRPWELRRSANGSFKER; encoded by the exons ATGAAATTAAGATCTAAGAAAGGGTGGAAGTCCATAGTGCCACTCCGTTTGACTGAAAAATCAGCTCGACACTTTTGTTTCTTCTCGAAAGTGAAATCAGATAATGATGGTTCCAAAAGAACTCCAGTGTATCTAAATGTGTATGACTTGACACCCATGAATGGTTATGTCTATTGGGCTGGCCTAGGTATATTTCACTCCGGGGTCGAAG TTCACGGTATAGAATATGCATTTGGAGCTCACGACTATTCATCTAGTGGTGTCTTTGAGGTCGAACCTCGCCAGTGCCCCGGATTTAAATTTCGAAAGTCCATATCTGTTGGTACGACGTCACTGGATGCAACTCAGGTCAGGGAGTTTATGGAACGTCAAGCTGCAAATTACAACGGTGATACATATCACTTGATTGTAAAGAACTGCAACCATTTCTGCAAGGACATTTGTTACAAGTTAACAGGaaaaagaatcccacgatgggTAAATCGACTAGCCAAATTAG GTTCGATCTTCAACTGTGTCTTACCTGAGGCCCTTAAAATTACTGCTGTGCAACATGAGCCAAAATACCAAGCGTACGACAACAGTGAGAAAACGAGGCTTAGAAGTACTTTCAGCTGTCTGTCCTCAATTTCCTCAAGGCAGAAGCAGCTTTCCACATCGTCTTTGCTACTACAGTCCCCCTTGAAAGGATGTCTCCGACCGTGGGAACTAAGAAGGTCTGCTAATGGTTCGTTCAAGGAAAGGTAA
- the LOC121753236 gene encoding J domain-containing protein required for chloroplast accumulation response 1-like: MEKLMMRREVGSPESDDMDFKDVFGGPPRRFSMQEVRERHSFGEPSSSAWEKPVFGEEKRRQRGPDFFDDIFKGSPRRSDRDGSSPGSRIMSPFSPKPDALASSLPAHLSLPPKMDLPTFGSQSHGQNKVDGGGNGLSSWSPFSRFSNEASGKLGDMMRDEAEPVSPPQRPLSDDEAEGSLLSDQDQKDTDTKTIDSIGNHFHFSIYKWAGRGAPMLMPLVLRNNLRSKDGVKYEVSAAAEPEPLRSERAHDVKSRREKKQHAFEAFYESKPNTSVKEEQLKSVDEVDKKVHVKISEEIKDEKARAQPVAAEPEPLRSERVKSRREKKQERDHVFEVFYEPKSNTSVKEEQLKSVDQVEKKVHVKMSEEIKDEKARAQPVDGGSKKAKEKGGNGVDSNNAKAEKATKLGATTEGKSGAAKGKVKDFVQIFNQDADLRPEADARGSRRWGNVGSEASSNQAKVQEKIDVDKKPDAPFKEAENLERNEAQQFSPRRISRSARSSSRLRKSFSAGSLREDLRMPREKLDDPLEDTFEVQELPDDNEADAPDESSEETKAIDAKIRQWSAGKKGNIRSLLSTLQYVLWAESGWKPVPLVDLIESTSVKRAYQKALLRLHPDKLQQKGAAFQHKYIAEKVFDILQEAWDHFNTCSSLGL; encoded by the exons ATGGAGAAGTTGATGATGCGGAGAGAGGTTGGGAGTCCGGAGTCGGATGATATGGACTTCAAGGACGTGTTCGGGGGCCCACCGCGGCGATTCTCGATGCAGGAAGTGAGAGAGAGGCACAGCTTTGGGGAGCCGTCATCGTCGGCGTGGGAGAAGCCGGTGTTCGGAGAGGAGAAGAGGCGGCAGAGGGGGCCTGATTTCTTCGACGACATATTCAAAGGCTCCCCGAGGAGGAGTGATCGTGATGGGTCGAGCCCCGGTTCGAGGATCATGAGCCCTTTCTCACCTAAACCTGACGCTTTAGCCTCCTCTCTCCCTGCCCACCTCAG TTTGCCTCCAAAGATGGATTTGCCAACCTTTGGATCCCAGAGTCATGGGCAAAACAAGGTGGATGGAGGTGGTAATGGACTGAGCTCATGGAGTCCTTTCTCTAGATTCTCAAATGAGGCAAGTGGGAAGCTTGGTGACATGATGAGAGACGAAGCTGAGCCCGTGAGTCCCCCCCAAAGGCCACTATCCGATGATGAAGCTGAGGGTTCCCTGTTGTCTGATCAAGATCAGAAGGACACGGATACGAAAACCATTGACAGCATTGGAAATCACTTTCACTTCTCTATCTACAAATGGGCAGGCAGAGGAGCTCCAATGCTGATGCCTCTCGTCCTTCGGAATAACTTGAGATCAAAAGATGGTGTCAAATACGAAGTCTCTGCTGCTGCAGAGCCCGAGCCCTTGAGATCAGAACGTGCACATGATGTCAAGAGCAGACGAGAGAAGAAACAGCATGCTTTTGAAGCGTTTTATGAGTCGAAACCTAACACAAGTGTAAAGGAGGAACAACTGAAATCAGTTGATGAAGTTGACAAGAAAGTCCATGTGAAGATAAGTGAAG AAATTAAGGATGAGAAAGCAAGAGCTCAGCCAGTTGCTGCAGAGCCCGAGCCCTTGAGATCAGAACGTGTCAAGAGCAGACGAGAGAAGAAACAAGAGCGAGATCATGTGTTTGAAGTGTTTTATGAACCAAAATCAAACACAAGTGTAAAGGAAGAACAGCTGAAATCAGTTGATCAAGTTGAAAAGAAAGTCCATGTGAAGATGAGTGAAG AAATTAAGGATGAGAAAGCTAGAGCTCAGCCGGTTGATGGTGGCAGCAAGAAAGCGAAGGAAAAGGGGGGGAACGGAGTGGACTCGAACAATGCAAAAGCCGAGAAAGCTACAAAGTTGGGAGCAACTACTGAGGGGAAAAGTGGTGCAGCCAAGGGAAAGGTGAAGGATTTTGTTCAGATCTTCAACCAGGATGCTGATTTAAGACCTGAAGCTGATGCTCGAGGGAGTCGGAGATGGGGAAATGTAGGGAGTGAGGCGAGTTCGAATCAAGCAAAAGTTCAAGAAAAAATAGATGTGGATAAGAAACCAGATGCTCCTTTCAAG GAGGCTGAAAATTTAGAGAGAAACGAAGCGCAACAGTTCTCTCCACGGAGAATTTCACGTAGTGCTCGTTCATCGAGTAGACTACGAAAATCATTTTCAGCAG GGTCGCTTCGCGAGGATTTAAGGATGCCACGAGAGAAACTAGACGATCCTTTGGAAGACACGTTTGAG GTACAGGAATTACCTGATGACAACGAAGCTGATGCACCGGACGAAAGCTCTGAGGAAACCAAA GCTATAGATGCCAAGATTCGGCAGTGGTCAGCCGGAAAGAAAGGAAACATCCGCTCTCTGCTCTCGACTCTGCAATAC GTTCTGTGGGCTGAGAGTGGATGGAAGCCGGTTCCCCTAGTGGATCTGATCGAGTCGACTTCTGTAAAGAGGGCGTATCAGAAAGCTCTACTCCGGCTGCATCCGGATAAGCTGCAGCAGAAAGGAGCTGCTTTTCAACACAAGTACATTGCAGAAAAGGTTTTCGACATTCTTCAG GAAGCATGGGACCATTTCAACACTTGCTCATCCTTAGGTTTATAG
- the LOC121753248 gene encoding trafficking protein particle complex subunit 5-like, translating into MIGVGKAKQYANVLDRPIGKGKQEVSLSAFAFLFSELVQYNQIQVDNIAELERRLEDAGYAVGARVLELLCHREKGNRRETRLLGILSFIHSTVWKVLFGKVADSLEKGTEHEDEYMISEKELLVNRFISIPKDMGAFNCGAFVAGIVRGVLDNAGFPAVVTAHFVPVDGQHRPRTTILIKFAEEVLQREARLG; encoded by the exons ATGATAGGGGTTGGCAAAGCGAAGCAATATGCAAACGTGCTAGATAGACCCATTGGTAAAGGGAAACAAGAG GTCAGTTTGAGTGCGTTCGCCTTCCTGTTTTCGGAGCTCGTTCAGTACAATCAGATTCAAGTTGACAACATAGCAGAGTTAGAAAGAAG GTTAGAGGATGCCGGCTATGCTGTTGGAGCCAGGGTTCTGGAATTGCTTTGTCATAGAGAGAAG GGTAACAGGAGGGAGACACGGCTATTGGGTATTCTGTCTTTCATACACAGCACAGTATGGAAAGTGTTGTTTGGAAAG GTTGCTGACTCTCTTGAGAAAGGTACCGAGCATGAGGATGAGTACATGATCAGTGAGAAGGAGCTTCTTGTCAACAG ATTTATTTCAATTCCCAAAGATATGGGTGCCTTCAACTGTGGAGCATTTGTTGCTGGAATTGTGAGG GGGGTCTTGGATAACGCTGGTTTTCCGGCTGTTGTAACAGCTCATTTTGTGCCTGTGGATGGGCAGCACCGACCCAGAACAActattttgattaaatttgcTGAAGAG GTACTGCAACGAGAAGCAAGATTGGGTTAA
- the LOC121753256 gene encoding uncharacterized protein LOC121753256 isoform X1, with protein sequence MDSSGGHPEAMVPPVEGVAGGGTAYGWGESGIQDPNLLRTSIDPLKVHSSELVHTWCMPSTANVGPQDMPRTLEPISLLAARNERENFQIAIRPKVSWAGSTVAGTVQMQCTDLCSTSGDRLIVGESLKVRHVVPILGVPDALVPLEVPVSQLNLLPGETTAVYVSIDVPEFQPPGQYEGEFIITATRADTQSTVQSPNKAERNHMYQELLNCLDFLEPIDGKPLDEVAERVKCASSSLRKMLEMPSFSDLYLDNGSGDMMEEDAISNFSIRVKMSLTVWDFILPVTPSLPAVIGISDTVIEDRFGVEHGSSQWYEALDEHFQWLLQYKISPYFCRWREGMRVLTYTCPWPADHPKSDEYLSNPRLAAYAVPDSPVVSCGDTAKNFLQREVELLRTKNHWRKAYFYLWDEPLNLEHYEAIRNMASEIQAYAPDARIMTTYYCGPSDAPLASNNFESFIKVPEFLRPHNQIYCTSEWVIGNREDLAKDIIAEIQPENGEEWWTYVCMGPADPHPNWHLGMRGTQHRAVMWRVWKEGGTGFLYWGANCYEKASVPSAEIKFRRGLPPGDGVLYYPGQVFSSSAEPVASLRLERLLSGLQDIEYLKLYSSRFGREEGLQLLEKTGMYLGPERYTNEHMPIDVMRGEVFRTCRSDCNF encoded by the exons ATGGACAGCTCCG GGGGCCATCCGGAGGCAATGGTACCGCCAGTTGAGGGTGTAGCAGGAGGTGGGACAGCGTATGGATGGGGCGAAAGTGGCATACAAGATCCAAATTTGTTGAGGACCTCCATTGATCCCCTGAAAGTTCATTCGTCCGAGTTAGTTCATACCTGGTGCATGCCAAGCACAGCGAATGTCGGCCCACAAGACATGCCTCGTACATTGGAGCCC ATATCTCTTTTAGCAGCAAGAAATGAGAGGGAGAATTTCCAGATAGCTATACGTCCAAAAGTTTCTTGGGCCGGATCTACTGTGGCTGGAACCGTGCAGATGCAATGTACGGATCTGTGCTCCACTTCTGGTGATAG ATTGATAGTTGGTGAGTCGTTGAAAGTGAGGCATGTTGTACCAATCTTGGGTGTTCCCGATGCCCTTGTGCCGCTTGAAGTACCCGTGTCTCAACTGAACCTTCTTCCTGG AGAAACAACGGCAGTCTATGTTTCAATCGATGTCCCGGAATTCCAGCCCCCTGGTCAGTATGAAGGGGAATTCATAATTACTGCTACACGAGCTGACACACA ATCTACTGTACAGTCCCCAAACAAAGCTGAGAGGAATCACATGTACCAAGAATTATTAAATTGTCTTGATTTTCTGGAGCCAATTGATGGAAAGCCACTGGATGAAGTG GCAGAGAGAGTGAAATGTGCATCTTCTTCTTTGAGAAAAATGCTTGAAATGCCATCATTTTCGGATCTTTATCTAGATAATGGTTCAGGTGATATGATGGAGGAGGATGCCATTTCAAACTTTTCAATACGAGTGAAGATGAGTTTAACAGTCTGGGATTTCATTCTTCCAGTCACACCTTCTCTTCCAGCTGTTATTGGT ATATCCGATACGGTGATTGAGGACCGGTTCGGTGTTGAGCATGGAAGTAGCCAGTGGTACGAGGCACTGGATGAGCATTTTCAGTGGCTGCTTCAATATAAAATCAGCCCATACTTCTGCAGATGGCGTGAAGGAATGCGAGTTCTGACTTACACCTGTCCATGGCCAG CTGATCATCCGAAATCAGACGAGTATCTGTCTAACCCCAGGCTTGCAGCATATGCTGTACCAGATAGTCCGGTAGTCTCCTG TGGCGATACAGCAAAGAACTTTCTGCAAAGAGAAGTGGAGCTATTACGAACAAAGAATCATTGGAGGAAGGCCTACTTCTATCTGTGGGATGAG CCACTCAACCTCGAGCATTATGAAGCTATTCGTAACATGGCAAGTGAGATCCAAGCTTACGCACCTGATGCCCGTATTATGACAACTTATTATTGTG GTCCAAGTGATGCACCCTTAGCCTCAAATAACTTTGAATCTTTTATTAAAGTTCCAGAGTTTCTTCGTCCTCACAATCAAATATATTGCACAAG TGAATGGGTGATTGGAAATCGCGAAGATCTGGCAAAGGATATCATAGCAGAAATACAACCTGAAAATGGCGAG GAGTGGTGGACTTATGTATGCATGGGGCCGGCAGATCCTCATCCTAATTGGCATTTGGGGATGCGAGGCACCCAGCATCGTGCTGTAATGTGGCGAGTATGGAAAGAAGGCGGAACCGGTTTCCTCTACTGGGGTGCTAATTGCTATGAGAAGGCATCAGTTCCTAGTGCTGAG ATTAAGTTTCGGCGTGGCCTCCCTCCAGGTGATGGAGTCTTATATTACCCGGGGCAAGTCTTCTCGTCTTCAGCTGAACCCGTTGCCTCTTTACGACTTGAGCGGCTTTTAAGTGGTTTGCAG GACATTGAGTATCTGAAACTCTACTCTTCGAGATTTGGGCGAGAAGAAGGGCTTCAGCTGTTGGAGAAAACAGGCATGTATTTAGGTCCAGAGAGGTATACCAATGAGCACATGCCAATAGATGTGATGAGGGGTGAAGTTTTCAGGACATGCCGCTCTGATTGTAACTTCTAA
- the LOC121753256 gene encoding uncharacterized protein LOC121753256 isoform X2: protein MQCTDLCSTSGDRLIVGESLKVRHVVPILGVPDALVPLEVPVSQLNLLPGETTAVYVSIDVPEFQPPGQYEGEFIITATRADTQSTVQSPNKAERNHMYQELLNCLDFLEPIDGKPLDEVAERVKCASSSLRKMLEMPSFSDLYLDNGSGDMMEEDAISNFSIRVKMSLTVWDFILPVTPSLPAVIGISDTVIEDRFGVEHGSSQWYEALDEHFQWLLQYKISPYFCRWREGMRVLTYTCPWPADHPKSDEYLSNPRLAAYAVPDSPVVSCGDTAKNFLQREVELLRTKNHWRKAYFYLWDEPLNLEHYEAIRNMASEIQAYAPDARIMTTYYCGPSDAPLASNNFESFIKVPEFLRPHNQIYCTSEWVIGNREDLAKDIIAEIQPENGEEWWTYVCMGPADPHPNWHLGMRGTQHRAVMWRVWKEGGTGFLYWGANCYEKASVPSAEIKFRRGLPPGDGVLYYPGQVFSSSAEPVASLRLERLLSGLQDIEYLKLYSSRFGREEGLQLLEKTGMYLGPERYTNEHMPIDVMRGEVFRTCRSDCNF, encoded by the exons ATGCAATGTACGGATCTGTGCTCCACTTCTGGTGATAG ATTGATAGTTGGTGAGTCGTTGAAAGTGAGGCATGTTGTACCAATCTTGGGTGTTCCCGATGCCCTTGTGCCGCTTGAAGTACCCGTGTCTCAACTGAACCTTCTTCCTGG AGAAACAACGGCAGTCTATGTTTCAATCGATGTCCCGGAATTCCAGCCCCCTGGTCAGTATGAAGGGGAATTCATAATTACTGCTACACGAGCTGACACACA ATCTACTGTACAGTCCCCAAACAAAGCTGAGAGGAATCACATGTACCAAGAATTATTAAATTGTCTTGATTTTCTGGAGCCAATTGATGGAAAGCCACTGGATGAAGTG GCAGAGAGAGTGAAATGTGCATCTTCTTCTTTGAGAAAAATGCTTGAAATGCCATCATTTTCGGATCTTTATCTAGATAATGGTTCAGGTGATATGATGGAGGAGGATGCCATTTCAAACTTTTCAATACGAGTGAAGATGAGTTTAACAGTCTGGGATTTCATTCTTCCAGTCACACCTTCTCTTCCAGCTGTTATTGGT ATATCCGATACGGTGATTGAGGACCGGTTCGGTGTTGAGCATGGAAGTAGCCAGTGGTACGAGGCACTGGATGAGCATTTTCAGTGGCTGCTTCAATATAAAATCAGCCCATACTTCTGCAGATGGCGTGAAGGAATGCGAGTTCTGACTTACACCTGTCCATGGCCAG CTGATCATCCGAAATCAGACGAGTATCTGTCTAACCCCAGGCTTGCAGCATATGCTGTACCAGATAGTCCGGTAGTCTCCTG TGGCGATACAGCAAAGAACTTTCTGCAAAGAGAAGTGGAGCTATTACGAACAAAGAATCATTGGAGGAAGGCCTACTTCTATCTGTGGGATGAG CCACTCAACCTCGAGCATTATGAAGCTATTCGTAACATGGCAAGTGAGATCCAAGCTTACGCACCTGATGCCCGTATTATGACAACTTATTATTGTG GTCCAAGTGATGCACCCTTAGCCTCAAATAACTTTGAATCTTTTATTAAAGTTCCAGAGTTTCTTCGTCCTCACAATCAAATATATTGCACAAG TGAATGGGTGATTGGAAATCGCGAAGATCTGGCAAAGGATATCATAGCAGAAATACAACCTGAAAATGGCGAG GAGTGGTGGACTTATGTATGCATGGGGCCGGCAGATCCTCATCCTAATTGGCATTTGGGGATGCGAGGCACCCAGCATCGTGCTGTAATGTGGCGAGTATGGAAAGAAGGCGGAACCGGTTTCCTCTACTGGGGTGCTAATTGCTATGAGAAGGCATCAGTTCCTAGTGCTGAG ATTAAGTTTCGGCGTGGCCTCCCTCCAGGTGATGGAGTCTTATATTACCCGGGGCAAGTCTTCTCGTCTTCAGCTGAACCCGTTGCCTCTTTACGACTTGAGCGGCTTTTAAGTGGTTTGCAG GACATTGAGTATCTGAAACTCTACTCTTCGAGATTTGGGCGAGAAGAAGGGCTTCAGCTGTTGGAGAAAACAGGCATGTATTTAGGTCCAGAGAGGTATACCAATGAGCACATGCCAATAGATGTGATGAGGGGTGAAGTTTTCAGGACATGCCGCTCTGATTGTAACTTCTAA
- the LOC121800900 gene encoding protein SICKLE-like: protein MEESQKRRERLKAMRIEGTDTTVANTDRSLASGGLANPLVEGESTSVPTQYFSPRFDYYTDPMAAFSGSRRDNITPQVSHGRSSGPAHQHMPPGPTYRSTAPNQSYQTPGVNYPDQRGGPQGNPPTAWGGPMEFAGRPQGNPPNVRGGPMESAGRPQGNPPNAWRGPMEFAGRPRGNPPNAWGGPMEFAGRPQGTPPNARGGPGITLNYASPPNTSRGGHFSNPSFGPEDHPYYGRGRSQNYYSSPHASGRGGSRHPESGRGRGRSFGNSATPGSRMIGGRGGSRESVSAEVRPDLYYIKEMVEDPWKMLDPVKRKDTLAPENKSWLPKSITMKKAKVSSEVPETSISQQSLAQYLASSFGDSTDEPVHSEPST from the exons ATGGAAGAGTCTCAGAAAAGAAGGGAAAGGCTGAAGGCAATGCGAATTGAAGGTACTGATACAACAGTTGCAAACACTGATAGATCATTGGCATCTGGTGGCCTTGCAAACCCTCTTGTTGAAGGAGAAAGCACTTCTGTTCCAACTCAATATTTTTCTCCAAGATTTGATTATTACACTGACCCTATGGCAGCATTCTCTGGAAGTAGGAGAGATAACATCACTCCTCAGGTCTCACACGGGCGCTCCTCAG GACCTGCCCATCAACATATGCCTCCTGGACCTACTTATCGAAGTACGGCTCCAAACCAATCATATCAAACTCCAGGTGTCAACTATCCTGATCAAAGAGGTGGACCACAAGGTAATCCTCCAACTGCCTGGGGTGGACCGATGGAGTTCGCAGGTAGACCACAAGGTAATCCTCCAAATGTCCGGGGTGGACCGATGGAATCTGCAGGTAGACCACAAGGCAATCCTCCAAATGCCTGGCGTGGACCGATGGAATTTGCAGGTAGACCACGAGGTAATCCTCCAAATGCGTGGGGTGGACCTATGGAATTTGCAGGTCGACCACAAGGTACTCCTCCAAATGCCCGGGGTGGACCAGGCATCACCCTTAACTATGCAAGCCCACCAAACACTTCAAGAGGTGGTCATTTCAGCAATCCTAGCTTTGGGCCGGAGGATCATCCTTATTATGGTAGAGGCAGAAGTCAGAACTACTACAGTAGTCCCCATGCATCAGGGCGTGGAGGCAGCAGGCATCCCGAGTCTGGTAGAGGCAGGGGTCGATCATTTGGTAATAGCGCAACTCCAGGTTCAAGAATGATTGGCGGGAGAGGAGGGTCACGTGAATCAGTTTCAGCTGAAGTGCGACCAGATTTGTATTACATCAAGGAAATGGTAGAAGATCCATGGAAGATGTTGGATCCTGTTAAAAGAAAGGATACTCTTGCCCCAGAGAATAAGTCCTGGCTGCCTAAATCCATCACTATGAAAAAAGCTAAAGTTTCTAGTGAAGTTCCAGAGACATCAATTTCTCAGCAAAGCCTAGCTCAATA